The Labilithrix sp. genome contains a region encoding:
- a CDS encoding helix-turn-helix transcriptional regulator, protein MARRDDQLCRAVGARLRELRREQGLTQEALAERIGVEVGNYAHVEQGVANPTLSTLGRFATALGVPVLELFRAPIERSVRVGRPPSVKAGGSNAKTAGARAAAARAARRPTRGERVELRALAAKATDESASLDDRIDAVRSYAAILTRLAKT, encoded by the coding sequence ATGGCTCGCCGGGACGACCAGCTGTGTCGCGCCGTCGGCGCGCGACTGCGCGAGCTTCGCCGCGAGCAAGGCCTCACGCAGGAAGCGCTCGCGGAACGGATCGGCGTGGAGGTCGGGAACTACGCGCACGTCGAGCAGGGCGTCGCGAACCCGACGCTCTCGACGCTCGGCCGATTCGCCACTGCGCTCGGAGTGCCGGTGCTCGAGCTCTTTCGCGCGCCGATCGAGCGCAGCGTGCGCGTCGGCCGACCGCCGAGCGTCAAGGCCGGCGGGTCGAACGCGAAGACGGCGGGCGCGCGCGCGGCCGCGGCGAGAGCGGCTCGACGACCGACGCGTGGTGAGCGCGTCGAGCTGCGCGCGCTCGCGGCGAAGGCGACGGACGAGAGCGCGTCGCTCGACGACCGCATCGACGCCGTCCGCAGCTACGCCGCGATCCTGACCCGCCTCGCGAAGACGTAG
- a CDS encoding LexA family transcriptional regulator, which translates to MPSSEGLIYRVARAIAARRRALGLTQEALAERLELATKNVQRIESGAQNLTLATLERIAVALETTPGTLLGVAAAERDTGATAVVPAAIARLEAAGYRVRAASAPGRRSIAAVPLTTIRAAAGSAFGSARSVEALGWVTLNRRGEPPKGQFVASIEGRSMEPRVPDGAICLFGPPGPQPYRDRIFLVAHSAIEEEGLEGPFALKQIEAKKRRDDSRRITLRSLNPDFPPIVIDDRNGDLRIIAELVSVLAPPEPAPR; encoded by the coding sequence GTGCCCAGCTCCGAAGGCCTGATTTATCGCGTCGCTCGTGCGATCGCGGCGCGGCGTCGAGCGCTCGGGCTGACGCAGGAGGCGCTCGCGGAGCGGCTCGAGCTGGCGACGAAGAACGTGCAGCGGATCGAGTCCGGGGCGCAGAACCTCACGCTCGCGACGCTGGAACGCATCGCCGTCGCGCTCGAGACGACACCCGGCACGCTCCTCGGCGTCGCGGCCGCGGAGCGAGACACCGGCGCCACGGCCGTGGTGCCGGCCGCCATCGCGCGCCTCGAGGCCGCCGGGTACCGCGTGCGAGCCGCGAGCGCGCCCGGGCGCCGATCGATCGCCGCGGTGCCGCTCACCACGATCCGCGCCGCCGCCGGCTCGGCGTTCGGGTCCGCCCGCTCCGTCGAGGCCCTCGGATGGGTGACGCTGAACCGCCGAGGAGAGCCGCCGAAGGGACAGTTCGTCGCCTCGATCGAGGGACGATCGATGGAGCCGCGCGTCCCCGACGGCGCGATCTGCCTCTTCGGACCGCCGGGACCGCAGCCGTACCGCGATCGCATCTTCCTCGTGGCGCACAGCGCGATCGAGGAGGAGGGGCTCGAAGGACCGTTCGCCCTGAAACAGATCGAGGCGAAGAAGCGACGCGACGACTCGCGGCGGATCACGCTGCGCTCGCTCAACCCGGACTTTCCGCCGATCGTCATCGACGACCGCAACGGCGACCTTCGCATCATCGCCGAGCTCGTCTCCGTGCTGGCGCCGCCGGAGCCGGCCCCTCGCTGA
- a CDS encoding protein kinase yields the protein MTETQRSTPPPISHGTVINDRYEIRQSLGKGGMGEVFLAYDRTTQQPVALKIVREEARMPGDDEALRQELILARSVSNPNVCRVHDLAPSPYGPILVMEHITGQTLHTHIRRKKAQGGYTSDEFRRIASDVCQGVAAIHATGLVHGDLKPGNVMVTSNPDGSIGKAIVLDFGFAKERARLSARRPGAPPDGGTPNYMAPERIRSGGASIEDDLYALGLTLWEMWTCRVPEPGYKPRAKPMRQQIMFDVPAGLSVDEIKQIFRCLSDDASQRLPARHLRFFNPVQLTTNPVQVARERLDPGPPPGRNAQSAFTPSAQGLLATFATNAPEFVGELIALDRPTLSIGRRADVDIVVPEATVSGHHANCKWQAGSWQIEDLGSTNGTYVEHTYERKKVVNLMHGGEFQLGELRLKLVSFPRESPHHKRARQYLTRRDGLTGLLLRDNFLKALDEEAAYSEWIEQPLSIARYEIRGPNRLVSDRPTILEMLAFRRAALRVIELTDMLLLSLIAVTAGRTGPLRFAVCMTGPGPQEARNLVEQVVGQVQGMLPEGLDLVASIARYEPGMQVRSLVDPT from the coding sequence ATGACTGAGACGCAGCGCAGCACGCCGCCCCCGATCTCGCATGGGACGGTCATCAACGACCGCTACGAGATTCGCCAGAGCCTCGGCAAAGGAGGCATGGGCGAGGTGTTTCTCGCGTACGACCGCACGACGCAGCAGCCGGTCGCGCTCAAGATCGTTCGCGAAGAAGCGCGCATGCCGGGCGACGACGAGGCGCTGCGCCAGGAGCTGATCCTCGCGCGCTCCGTCTCGAACCCCAACGTCTGCCGCGTCCACGATCTCGCTCCGTCACCGTACGGCCCCATCCTCGTGATGGAGCACATCACCGGGCAGACGCTGCACACGCATATCCGCCGCAAAAAAGCCCAGGGCGGATACACCTCCGACGAGTTCCGCCGCATCGCGTCCGACGTCTGCCAGGGCGTGGCCGCCATCCACGCGACCGGCCTCGTGCACGGCGACCTCAAGCCCGGCAACGTCATGGTCACGTCGAACCCGGACGGGTCGATCGGCAAGGCGATCGTCCTCGACTTCGGCTTCGCCAAAGAGCGCGCGCGTCTGTCGGCGCGTCGGCCCGGCGCTCCGCCCGACGGCGGCACCCCGAACTACATGGCGCCCGAGCGCATCCGCTCCGGCGGCGCCTCTATCGAGGACGATCTCTACGCCCTCGGCCTCACGCTCTGGGAGATGTGGACCTGCCGCGTCCCCGAGCCCGGCTACAAGCCGCGCGCGAAGCCGATGCGCCAGCAGATCATGTTCGACGTGCCGGCTGGGCTCAGCGTCGACGAGATCAAACAGATCTTCCGCTGCCTCTCGGACGACGCGTCGCAGCGACTGCCCGCGCGTCACCTCCGCTTCTTCAACCCGGTCCAGCTCACGACGAACCCGGTGCAGGTCGCGCGCGAGCGCCTCGATCCCGGGCCGCCGCCGGGACGCAACGCGCAGTCGGCCTTCACGCCCTCGGCGCAGGGGCTGCTCGCGACCTTCGCGACGAACGCGCCCGAGTTCGTCGGCGAGCTCATCGCGCTCGATCGCCCCACGCTCAGCATCGGCCGCCGCGCCGACGTCGACATCGTCGTGCCGGAGGCCACGGTGTCGGGGCATCACGCGAACTGCAAGTGGCAGGCGGGCTCGTGGCAGATCGAGGACCTCGGGTCGACGAACGGCACGTACGTCGAGCACACGTACGAGCGGAAGAAGGTCGTCAACCTGATGCACGGCGGAGAGTTCCAGCTCGGCGAGTTGCGCCTCAAGCTCGTGAGCTTCCCGCGCGAGAGCCCGCATCACAAACGCGCGCGCCAGTACCTCACCCGGCGCGACGGCCTCACCGGCCTCCTCCTCCGCGACAACTTCCTGAAGGCGCTCGATGAAGAGGCGGCCTACAGCGAGTGGATCGAGCAGCCGCTCAGCATCGCGCGCTACGAGATCCGCGGCCCGAACCGCCTCGTCTCCGATCGCCCCACCATCCTCGAGATGCTCGCCTTCCGCCGCGCCGCGCTGCGCGTCATCGAGCTCACCGACATGCTGCTCCTCTCGCTCATCGCCGTCACGGCGGGGCGCACCGGGCCGCTCCGCTTCGCGGTCTGCATGACGGGCCCCGGCCCGCAGGAGGCGCGGAACCTCGTCGAGCAGGTGGTCGGGCAGGTGCAGGGAATGCTGCCGGAGGGGCTCGATCTCGTCGCGTCGATCGCGCGCTACGAGCCCGGCATGCAGGTCCGCTCGCTCGTCGATCCGACGTAA
- a CDS encoding amidophosphoribosyltransferase: MKRRLTVLDPAVVAGERRGPTIDEESDDHFHDQCGVFAIYGHGEAANITYLGLHALQHRGQESAGIVTSDGEQLYAHRAMGLVQDAFSADQLAKLPGRMAIGHVRYSTAGGSHLRNAQPFAVDYAKGSLAVCHNGNLTNADELRAELEAAGSIFSSTSDTEVLVHLVARSKEIAFEDRVVDALSRVHGAYSLLFLEGDSVIAVRDPRGIRPLCLGILPSRKDAHVIASEPISFDLIGAEYVRDVEPGEMLVIDASGIKSVRLPVNEVPKQCIFEWVYFARPDSSLAGRSVYEVRKELGRVLARESPVDADVVIPVPDSGVPSAIGYAGERRVPFEMGLIRSHYVGRTFIEPQQSIRHFGVRLKLNPVEPILKGKRVVVIDDSIVRGTTSRKIVKMVRDAGAREVHLRISSPPTQWPCYYGIDTPTRRELIASSHSVEEIARYVTADSLGYLSLEGMVNAVSAMGGPNAPDMPPSHFCHACFSGQYAIPFSPTNRRQMRLVGL, translated from the coding sequence ATGAAGCGCCGGCTCACCGTCCTCGATCCCGCCGTGGTCGCTGGGGAGCGGCGTGGGCCGACGATCGACGAAGAGAGCGACGATCACTTCCACGATCAATGCGGCGTCTTCGCGATCTACGGGCACGGCGAGGCCGCGAACATCACTTACCTCGGGCTCCACGCGCTCCAGCACCGCGGGCAGGAGTCGGCCGGTATCGTCACGAGCGACGGCGAGCAGCTCTACGCCCACCGCGCGATGGGGCTCGTCCAGGACGCCTTCAGCGCGGATCAGCTCGCGAAGCTGCCGGGGCGGATGGCGATCGGGCACGTCCGCTACTCCACCGCCGGCGGCTCGCACCTCCGCAACGCGCAGCCCTTCGCCGTCGACTACGCGAAGGGATCGCTCGCGGTCTGTCACAACGGCAACCTCACCAACGCGGACGAGCTCCGCGCCGAGCTCGAGGCCGCGGGCTCCATCTTCTCGTCGACCTCCGACACCGAGGTGCTCGTCCACCTCGTCGCGCGGAGCAAGGAGATCGCCTTCGAAGACCGCGTCGTCGACGCGCTCTCCCGCGTCCACGGCGCGTACTCGCTCCTCTTCCTCGAAGGCGACTCCGTCATCGCGGTCCGCGACCCGCGCGGCATCCGCCCGCTCTGCCTCGGCATCCTCCCCTCGCGCAAGGACGCGCACGTCATCGCGAGCGAGCCGATCTCGTTCGACCTCATCGGCGCCGAGTACGTGCGCGACGTCGAGCCCGGCGAGATGCTCGTCATCGACGCGTCCGGCATCAAGAGCGTGCGCCTCCCCGTGAACGAGGTCCCGAAGCAGTGCATCTTCGAATGGGTGTACTTTGCACGTCCCGACTCGAGCCTCGCCGGGCGCAGCGTCTACGAGGTCCGGAAGGAGCTCGGTCGCGTGCTCGCGCGCGAGTCCCCCGTCGACGCCGACGTCGTGATCCCCGTCCCCGACTCCGGCGTCCCCTCCGCGATCGGCTACGCCGGCGAGCGGCGCGTCCCCTTCGAGATGGGGCTCATCCGCTCGCACTACGTCGGCCGCACCTTCATCGAGCCGCAGCAGTCGATCCGCCACTTCGGGGTGCGCCTGAAGCTGAACCCGGTCGAGCCGATCCTCAAGGGCAAGCGCGTCGTCGTCATCGACGACTCGATCGTGCGCGGCACCACCTCGCGCAAGATCGTCAAGATGGTGCGCGACGCCGGCGCGCGCGAGGTGCACCTCCGCATCTCGAGCCCCCCGACGCAGTGGCCCTGCTACTACGGCATCGACACGCCGACGCGGCGCGAGCTCATCGCGTCGAGCCACTCCGTCGAGGAGATCGCGCGCTACGTCACCGCCGACTCGCTCGGCTACCTCTCGCTCGAGGGGATGGTGAACGCGGTGAGCGCGATGGGCGGCCCGAACGCGCCGGACATGCCGCCCTCGCACTTCTGTCATGCCTGCTTCAGCGGGCAGTACGCGATCCCGTTCTCGCCGACGAACCGCCGGCAGATGCGCCTCGTCGGGCTGTAG
- a CDS encoding tetratricopeptide repeat protein: MFARSYAVGVVAIVLASTGCSGDERAAPSAADTPAQQLVIPPMDAGAASRDETAAPAATEPPPPPEPATTDEMPPDTRDPRAKSAPRQRAVLEVEAQNLERLLVTTPATSSTRPHLLKRLTAAYGELARGASGADAAQARKQEAAHWTTLLNDHPSTAGLDEARYYRGLAYELSGEPQRARSSYYDLIKTSPQSKLVPYAYFAFGQMFFDDARQDPSKYALAEQAFVEVLKYPPPANGIFAYALLRLGETELALNQPAKAKAHFDRLRRDFPGSPATTHVPP; the protein is encoded by the coding sequence ATGTTCGCGCGATCCTACGCCGTCGGCGTTGTTGCGATCGTGCTCGCATCGACGGGGTGCAGCGGCGACGAGCGCGCCGCGCCGTCGGCGGCGGACACGCCGGCGCAGCAGCTCGTGATCCCGCCGATGGACGCGGGGGCCGCATCACGGGACGAGACCGCCGCGCCGGCCGCGACCGAGCCGCCGCCGCCGCCGGAGCCCGCGACGACCGACGAGATGCCGCCCGACACGCGCGACCCTCGCGCCAAGAGCGCGCCGCGGCAGCGCGCCGTCCTCGAGGTGGAGGCGCAGAACCTGGAGCGGCTGCTCGTGACGACGCCGGCGACGAGCAGCACGCGCCCGCACCTCTTGAAGCGCCTCACGGCGGCGTACGGCGAGCTCGCGCGCGGAGCGAGCGGCGCGGACGCGGCGCAGGCGCGGAAGCAGGAGGCCGCGCACTGGACGACGCTGCTCAACGACCATCCGTCGACCGCCGGGCTCGACGAGGCGCGCTACTACCGCGGGCTCGCCTACGAGCTGAGCGGAGAGCCGCAGCGGGCGCGCAGCAGCTACTACGACCTCATCAAGACGAGCCCGCAGTCGAAGCTCGTTCCGTACGCGTACTTCGCCTTCGGGCAGATGTTCTTCGACGACGCGCGGCAAGACCCGAGCAAGTACGCGCTCGCGGAGCAGGCGTTCGTCGAGGTGCTCAAGTACCCGCCGCCGGCGAACGGCATCTTCGCTTACGCGCTGCTCCGCCTCGGCGAGACGGAGCTCGCGCTGAACCAACCCGCCAAGGCCAAGGCGCACTTCGATCGCCTGCGCCGCGACTTCCCGGGGAGCCCCGCGACGACGCACGTCCCGCCGTGA
- a CDS encoding DUF485 domain-containing protein, with the protein MAAEIELRALMMGTYFGFIMLVAYDKASAGALVGPGLSWGILLGALVIVVAWVVLICLSPEPAAEKKFAEVERRMHLGPDA; encoded by the coding sequence ATGGCGGCGGAGATCGAGCTTCGTGCGCTGATGATGGGGACGTACTTCGGCTTCATCATGCTCGTCGCCTACGACAAGGCTAGCGCAGGCGCGCTCGTCGGACCCGGCCTCTCGTGGGGGATCCTGCTCGGCGCGCTCGTCATCGTCGTCGCGTGGGTGGTCCTCATCTGCCTCTCGCCGGAGCCCGCCGCGGAGAAGAAATTCGCGGAGGTCGAGCGGCGCATGCACCTCGGGCCGGACGCCTGA
- a CDS encoding hydroxymethylglutaryl-CoA lyase produces MSVYEVSPRDGLQNEGVTVPLSGKLRLVDALVAAGLKRIEITSFVSPKWIPQLADADDLCEVVQSSRAPAHPDVAFTALCPNAKGLERAKAAGMKEVAVFMSASPTHNKKNINKTIDETFAAFEETIGPARDAGMRVRGYVSTVWGCPYEGAVDPKQSIAIALRLKEMGCYQISLGDTIGAGTPRQTREIIARAFDALPVDAVAMHMHDTRGTALANVVVGLELGVRHFDAAVGGLGGCPYAPGAAGNVATEDLVYMLEGMGVKTGVDLERLVEAARAAEGIVGRQLPGKVHRAGLRSLRA; encoded by the coding sequence GTGAGCGTCTACGAGGTCTCTCCGCGCGACGGGCTGCAGAACGAAGGCGTCACGGTCCCGCTCTCGGGCAAGCTCCGCCTCGTCGACGCCCTCGTCGCGGCCGGCCTCAAGCGGATCGAGATCACGAGCTTCGTCTCGCCGAAATGGATCCCGCAGCTCGCCGACGCCGACGATCTCTGCGAGGTCGTCCAGTCGTCCCGCGCGCCCGCCCATCCCGACGTCGCGTTCACCGCGCTCTGCCCGAACGCGAAGGGGCTCGAGCGCGCGAAGGCGGCGGGGATGAAAGAGGTCGCGGTCTTCATGAGCGCGAGCCCTACCCACAACAAGAAGAACATCAACAAGACGATCGACGAGACCTTCGCCGCGTTCGAGGAGACGATCGGCCCCGCGCGCGACGCGGGCATGCGCGTCCGCGGCTACGTGTCCACGGTGTGGGGGTGTCCTTACGAGGGCGCGGTCGATCCGAAGCAGTCGATCGCGATCGCGCTCCGGCTGAAGGAGATGGGCTGCTACCAGATCTCCCTCGGCGACACGATCGGCGCCGGCACGCCCCGACAAACGCGCGAGATCATCGCGCGGGCGTTCGATGCTCTCCCCGTCGACGCCGTTGCGATGCACATGCACGATACCCGCGGCACCGCGCTCGCGAACGTGGTCGTCGGGCTCGAGCTCGGCGTCCGCCACTTCGACGCCGCGGTCGGCGGTCTCGGCGGCTGCCCCTACGCGCCCGGCGCCGCGGGGAACGTCGCGACGGAGGACCTCGTCTACATGCTCGAGGGCATGGGCGTGAAGACGGGCGTCGACCTCGAGCGGCTCGTCGAGGCCGCGCGTGCGGCAGAGGGCATCGTCGGACGGCAGCTCCCGGGGAAGGTCCACCGCGCGGGTCTGCGATCGCTTCGCGCGTAA
- a CDS encoding DUF192 domain-containing protein produces the protein MRLAIFVGLTAVAACSRTPAEPEPAPPPVSVPPVKPRAVAASASAPEPADGAAPGSLEGRCVVKMADTAPRIPPNASAAACPPDPGGSGRMPADEITFLDVGGDGPKLKITAELARTPRDVERGLMYRRSMGDDQGMFFKLDKRSVHTFWMHNTCIALDMMFVDTDGLIVGIVEGAAPLTDTIRSVDCESAYVLEVNGGWSRKHGVQPGQRITIPFAAR, from the coding sequence ATGCGCCTCGCGATCTTCGTAGGCCTCACCGCCGTCGCCGCGTGCAGCCGCACGCCGGCGGAGCCGGAGCCCGCCCCGCCGCCGGTGAGCGTGCCGCCGGTGAAGCCGCGCGCGGTGGCGGCCAGCGCGTCCGCGCCGGAGCCCGCGGATGGCGCCGCGCCGGGATCGCTCGAGGGCCGCTGCGTCGTGAAGATGGCGGACACGGCGCCGCGGATCCCTCCGAACGCGAGCGCGGCCGCCTGTCCGCCGGACCCGGGGGGCAGCGGGCGCATGCCCGCGGACGAGATCACGTTCCTCGACGTCGGCGGCGACGGCCCGAAGCTCAAGATCACGGCGGAGCTGGCGAGGACCCCGCGCGACGTCGAGCGCGGCCTCATGTACCGGCGCTCGATGGGCGACGATCAGGGCATGTTCTTCAAGCTCGACAAGCGGAGCGTGCACACCTTTTGGATGCATAATACATGCATCGCGCTGGACATGATGTTCGTCGACACCGACGGGCTCATCGTCGGCATCGTCGAAGGCGCGGCCCCGCTGACGGACACGATCCGGAGCGTCGACTGCGAGTCCGCCTACGTCCTCGAGGTGAACGGCGGCTGGTCCCGCAAGCACGGCGTCCAGCCGGGGCAACGGATCACGATCCCTTTCGCGGCCCGCTAG
- a CDS encoding peptidylprolyl isomerase, protein MSSRFIAIAALALVACNKTPEPQPEPAPAPVATQAAAASTGGGKKDDEPGSAPKTDDKPKEPGKPGGDPHNGSFTLAEATKDLKGAGPIVATIDTSKGKFQCKLFDDKAPITVANFIGLATGKRAWKDSRSGTWVTRPAYDGTTFHRIIKGFMIQGGDPLGNGTGEPGYVIKDEIWEGAKHDRAGLLCMANRGNNTNGAQFFITDAAAAHLDNNYTIFGECGPEQLVHDIASVPLAGERPVTPVKINSVTITRDEKKK, encoded by the coding sequence ATGAGCTCCCGTTTCATTGCCATCGCCGCCCTCGCTCTCGTCGCGTGCAACAAGACGCCGGAGCCGCAGCCCGAACCGGCGCCGGCCCCGGTCGCGACGCAGGCCGCCGCCGCGAGCACGGGCGGAGGAAAGAAGGACGACGAGCCCGGCAGCGCGCCGAAGACCGACGACAAGCCGAAGGAGCCCGGCAAGCCGGGCGGCGATCCGCACAACGGCAGCTTCACGCTCGCGGAGGCGACGAAGGACCTGAAGGGTGCAGGTCCGATCGTCGCGACGATCGACACGAGCAAGGGCAAGTTCCAGTGCAAGCTGTTCGACGACAAGGCGCCGATCACGGTCGCGAACTTCATCGGCCTCGCGACCGGCAAGCGCGCGTGGAAGGACTCGCGCAGCGGCACGTGGGTGACGCGCCCGGCCTACGACGGCACGACGTTCCACCGCATCATCAAAGGGTTCATGATCCAGGGCGGCGATCCGCTCGGGAACGGCACCGGCGAGCCGGGCTACGTGATCAAGGACGAGATCTGGGAGGGCGCGAAGCACGATCGCGCGGGTCTCCTCTGCATGGCGAACCGCGGCAACAACACGAACGGCGCGCAGTTCTTCATCACCGACGCCGCCGCGGCGCACCTCGACAACAACTACACGATCTTCGGCGAGTGCGGCCCCGAGCAGCTCGTCCACGACATCGCGAGCGTCCCCCTCGCCGGCGAACGCCCGGTCACCCCGGTGAAGATCAACTCCGTCACCATCACCCGCGACGAGAAGAAGAAGTAA
- a CDS encoding YbhB/YbcL family Raf kinase inhibitor-like protein, producing the protein MRIALLALVVVTACGKPQLVPRAAPGVVVASITVTSPSFTEGGRIPVDCTCDGKEVMPELVISSPPEGTKSLVVTVDDPDASSGVFVHMVAFNLSPDLRKLESGTELTNAGEGARFGLNDFSVAHYSGPCPPKGEAHRYRYRVTALDTMLNLSEGTPRSQIDEAIDGHILGEGVLSGHFGH; encoded by the coding sequence ATGCGCATCGCCCTCCTCGCCCTCGTCGTCGTGACAGCTTGCGGCAAACCGCAGCTCGTACCGCGCGCCGCGCCCGGCGTCGTCGTCGCGTCGATCACGGTGACGAGCCCCTCCTTCACCGAGGGCGGCCGCATCCCCGTCGACTGCACCTGCGACGGGAAGGAGGTCATGCCCGAGCTCGTGATCAGCTCGCCGCCGGAGGGGACGAAGTCGCTCGTCGTCACGGTCGACGATCCCGACGCGTCGTCGGGCGTGTTCGTCCACATGGTCGCGTTCAACCTGTCGCCCGATCTCCGCAAGCTCGAGTCCGGCACCGAGCTCACGAACGCGGGCGAAGGCGCGCGCTTCGGCCTCAACGACTTCTCCGTCGCGCACTACTCCGGCCCCTGCCCGCCGAAGGGCGAGGCGCACCGCTACCGCTACCGCGTCACCGCGCTCGACACGATGCTGAACCTCTCGGAGGGGACGCCGCGCTCGCAGATCGACGAGGCCATCGACGGCCACATCCTCGGCGAGGGCGTCCTCAGCGGGCACTTCGGCCACTGA
- a CDS encoding aminotransferase class III-fold pyridoxal phosphate-dependent enzyme, whose translation MSTAEIQAKHAKYILTPWAAQGGLVAPVIVKGEGSYLFDVDGKKYLDLGSGLIAVNLGHGHEKVVAAIQEQAATLCYAAPSFFHDKRAELGEELSAMSPWAKDGGARTFFTTAGADANDDAVRIARAYTGRTKVLSAYRSFHGSSGTSIMLTGEDRRWGGEPGPPSIMRFWAPYPYRSPFYATTPEEETARAIESLERVLMHENPKHVAAILIEPVVGSNGVIVYPDGYLPALRALTEKHGILLIADEVMTGFGRCGPAFAVQKYGVVPDMMTFAKGVTSAYVPLGGVMVREKIAAAFDARALPSGHTYSGHPLAMAAGLATLRAYKEDKVFDKGAALEPLLRNGLLALAEKHKVIGEVRGAGAFFALEMVKDRATKEPLVAWHGEGGLGVMKAFYGELRKRGVYTFGRYNVTMVAPPLTATKAEIDEGLKALDESLTAFEATL comes from the coding sequence ATGAGCACGGCCGAGATCCAGGCGAAGCATGCAAAGTACATCCTTACCCCGTGGGCGGCGCAGGGCGGCCTCGTCGCGCCCGTCATCGTCAAGGGCGAGGGCTCGTACCTCTTCGACGTCGACGGCAAGAAGTACCTCGATCTCGGGAGCGGCCTCATCGCGGTGAACCTCGGGCACGGCCACGAGAAGGTCGTCGCCGCGATCCAGGAGCAGGCCGCGACGCTGTGCTACGCCGCGCCCTCCTTCTTCCACGACAAGCGCGCCGAGCTCGGCGAAGAGCTCTCCGCGATGAGCCCATGGGCCAAGGACGGCGGGGCGCGCACGTTCTTCACCACCGCCGGCGCCGACGCGAACGACGACGCGGTCCGCATCGCGCGCGCGTACACCGGCCGCACGAAGGTGCTCTCGGCGTACCGCTCGTTCCACGGCTCGAGCGGCACGTCGATCATGCTCACCGGCGAAGACCGGCGCTGGGGCGGCGAGCCGGGGCCGCCGTCGATCATGCGCTTCTGGGCGCCGTACCCGTACCGCTCGCCGTTCTACGCGACGACGCCGGAGGAAGAGACCGCGCGCGCGATCGAGAGCCTCGAGCGCGTGCTGATGCACGAGAACCCGAAGCACGTCGCCGCGATCCTCATCGAGCCCGTCGTCGGCTCGAACGGCGTCATCGTCTACCCCGACGGCTACCTCCCCGCGCTCCGCGCGCTCACCGAGAAGCACGGCATCCTCCTCATCGCGGACGAGGTCATGACCGGCTTCGGCCGCTGCGGCCCCGCCTTCGCGGTGCAGAAGTACGGCGTCGTCCCCGACATGATGACGTTCGCGAAGGGCGTCACCTCCGCCTACGTGCCGCTCGGCGGCGTGATGGTGCGCGAGAAGATCGCGGCCGCGTTCGACGCGCGCGCGCTGCCGAGCGGGCACACGTACTCGGGACATCCGCTCGCGATGGCGGCGGGCCTCGCCACGCTCCGCGCGTACAAGGAGGACAAGGTCTTCGACAAGGGCGCCGCGCTCGAGCCGCTCCTCCGGAATGGGCTCCTCGCGCTCGCGGAGAAGCACAAGGTCATCGGCGAGGTCCGCGGCGCGGGCGCGTTCTTCGCGCTCGAGATGGTGAAGGACCGCGCGACGAAGGAGCCGCTCGTCGCGTGGCACGGCGAGGGCGGGCTCGGCGTGATGAAGGCGTTCTACGGTGAGCTGCGGAAGCGCGGCGTCTACACGTTCGGTCGCTACAACGTCACGATGGTCGCGCCGCCGCTCACCGCGACGAAGGCCGAGATCGACGAGGGCTTGAAGGCGCTCGACGAGTCGCTCACCGCGTTCGAGGCCACGCTCTAA